The genomic interval TACTTTGATCTGGTACCCACAGACACGGGAGATATTGTTCTGATGTTCGGTAAATTTGCCACAAAGATTTTCGGCAGTCGCAACCAGAGAAATCTAAAGCGAATGGGCCGTATGGTTGATCTGATTAATTCGGCAGAAGAGCAGATAGCCGGGCTTGATGATGGTGAGCTGGCGGCCAAGACCGATGAGTTTCGTCGGCGCTCTGGCGAAGGTGAGAGCCCGGAAGACCTGATGTCGGAAGTGTTTGCGGTTGTGCGTGAGACGGCAAGACGTACTCTGGATATGCGGCACTTCGATGTGCAGTTGATCGGTGGCATGGTCCTGTACGAGGGCAAGATCGCAGAAATGCGTACGGGTGAAGGCAAGACCCTGGTTGCAACCCTGCCGGCGTATCTGACTGCTGTCTGCGGTGGGACTGTCCATGTAGTCACAGTGAACGACTACCTCGCAGCCCGTGATGCCGACTGGATGGGGAAAATCTACAAGTTCCTAGGTCTGACAGTGGGCGTGATCGTATCCGGGCAGGACCCTGAGTCTAAACGAAGTGCTTACGCGTGCGATATCGTTTACGGCACCAACAATGAGTATGGTTTTGACTATCTACGCGACAACATGGCATTCGGGATCGAAGACCGTGTTCAGCGTTCACTCGATTTTGCCATCGTAGACGAAGTGGACTCCATCCTGGTCGATGAGGCCAGAACACCATTGATCATATCGGGCTCGACCGAAGACAGTACTGATCTGTATGTGAAGATCAATCAGATCATCCCACGACTGGTGCGGCAGCATGAAGAAGAGGGTCCGGGTGATTTCTCTGTCGATGAGAAGAACAAGCAGGTCTTTCTGACTGAAGATGGCCACGAAAGCACCGAAACGTTGCTGCTCGAAGCAGGGTTGCTGGACGAGGGGTCGAGTCTCTATGACGTTGGCAACATCAGTCTGGTGCATCATCTGTATGCAGCACTGCGTGCCCACTCCTTGTTTCAGCGTGATGTTGATTACATCGTTCGCGACCGTCAGATCGTGATTATCGATGAGTTCACCGGACGCATGATGGCAGGGAGGCGTTGGGGGGAAGGCCTTCATCAGGCTGTAGAAGCCAAAGAAGGTGTTCCAATCCAGCACGAGAACCAGACCCTCGCAGCGATCACTTTCCAGAATCTGTTCAGGTTGTACGATAAGTTGTCCGGTATGACGGGTACTGCAGATACTGAAGCTGTGGAATTTCAACAGATTTATGGACTTGAAGTGATGGTCATACCGACCAACATGCTGATGATTCGCGATGATCAGCCAGATCTGGTTTATCGTACTCAGGGTGAAAAATTCAAAGCCATCTGCAGCGGTATAGAGCACTGTCGCGACAAGCAGCAGCCTGTTCTGGTGGGAACTGCCTCCATCGAAACTTCTGAGTATCTTTCGGGAATTCTCCGTCAGTCTGGCATTGATCATGAGGTCCTGAACGCGAAACACCATGAGCGGGAGGCCCGTATCATTGCACAGGCCGGTCAGCCAGGCGCTGTCACAATCGCAACGAATATGGCAGGTCGTGGAACGGACATCGTTCTGGGCGGTAACCTGGAGATGGAACTTTCCGACCTAGATGAGGGCCGGGAAGCCGACCGGGCGTCGATTCGCGAGCAATGGCAGCAACGCCACGAACAAGTGGTCAAGGCGGGCGGTCTGCATGTGCTAGGAACTGAACGCAATGAATCCCGCCGCGTCGACAATCAGCTTCGCGGTCGTTGCGGGCGCCAGGGTGATCCGGGATCGAGCCGGTACTATCTTTCCATGGAAGATAATCTGATGCGTATTTTTGGCTCGGAGCGCGTATCCGGGTTGATGGAGAAGATGGGTATGGAAGAGGGTGAGGCGATCGAACACAGTTGGGTGACCCGTGCAATTGAAAATTCTCAGAAGAAGGTGGAGGGCCGAAACTTTGATACCCGAAAACAACTGCTGGAATATGACGACGTCGCGAATGAGCAGAGAAAGGTGATCTACGAGCAGCGCAATCGGTTGATGGAGGTGGATGATATCTCCGACACCATTGGCATGGCACGTACCGAAGTTGTCAATGAGCTGATCGATGTTCACCTACCGCCCGAGAGTCTGGAGGAGCAATGGGATATCCCGAGCCTTGAGAAGGAAGTCGAGGCCCGTTTTGGACTGGCAATGCCCGTTGGTCAATGGCTGGCGGAAGACGACGCGCTTCACGAGGAGACACTCCGCCAACGAATCGAGTCAGAAGTAATCAGTGCCTATGAGCAAAAGGCTGCCGGTGTGGGTGAAGAGGTCATCCGACACCTCGAGAAGGCCATTATGCTGCGGGTTCTGGATGAACAGTGGAAGGACCACCTTGCCCAGATGGATCACCTGCGTCAGGGCATTGGACTCCGGGGATATGCGCAGAAGAACCCAAAACAGGAGTACAAACGCGAAGCCTTCGGGATGTTTACCGAGGTACTGGACCGGGTTAAGAACGAGACCATTGGGATTTTGTCGAAGATCCAAATACAGACCTCGGCCGAAGTTGAGGAGCTGGAGGTGCAGCGTCGCCGTCAGGGCGTAGATGGGCGTGAATACCTGCATCCCAGCGCCACAGCTGAACCTCTACCTACGCCGCACCCGGAACACCAGCCGAATGCTTTGGCACCGCAGTCCGGTCAGGCCGCTGCGGTGGCGACCCAGCCCTTTGTCCGTAGTGGACCCAAGGTCGGCCGCAACGCACCCTGTCCTTGCGGTTCCGGTAAAAAATACAAACATTGCCACGGCAAGTTGTGACAGTTACAAAGCTTTTCTGAGAGGGTTGACCGATTGCCTGACGTCTACAAGTCTCCGCTGGCGCCTCGGCGTTTCCCCCGCATACCGGAAGTGGCAGGTGTTCGACTGGCGGTTGTGGCTGCTGGGATCAAATATCGGCGCCGTAACGACCTGCTACTGGTTGCCTTGTCGCAGGGCACGACCGCTGCAGGGGTCTTCACCCGCTCCAGTACAGCATCGGCACCGGTGACCTGGTGCCGCGACAGCATCGCTTCAGGTCGGGCCCGTGCACTGCTGGTCAACAGCGGTAATGCCAATGCATTTACGGGTAGCCAAGGTATGCGCGATGTCAGGTGGTCTGCCCGGCGCACTGCCAAGGCACTGGCTTGCCGTCCCGGTGCGGTACTGGTCGCCTCAACCGGGGTGATTGGTGAGCCGTTGCCGGTGGATCGGATAGATACTGTGTTTCCCAGACTCGTCAGGGATCTGGGAAATGCGTCCTGGTATCAGGCTGCCCGGGCGATTACCACGACGGATACGTTTGCCAAAGGTGCCTATCGCCGGTGCCGGATCGGTGATACCGAAATCACGATTGCGGGCATTGCAAAAGGCTCCGGTATGATCGCCCCCGACATGGCAACGATGCTGGCTTTTGTATTTACGGATGCACGCATTCCAGCCGCTGTACTGAGATCTGTACACCGCGCAGCTGTTGACCGTTCTTTTAACTGCATTACTGTCGATAGCGATACCTCGACCAGTGACACTGCAGTACTGGCAGCAACGGGCCAG from Gammaproteobacteria bacterium carries:
- the secA gene encoding preprotein translocase subunit SecA, producing MFGKFATKIFGSRNQRNLKRMGRMVDLINSAEEQIAGLDDGELAAKTDEFRRRSGEGESPEDLMSEVFAVVRETARRTLDMRHFDVQLIGGMVLYEGKIAEMRTGEGKTLVATLPAYLTAVCGGTVHVVTVNDYLAARDADWMGKIYKFLGLTVGVIVSGQDPESKRSAYACDIVYGTNNEYGFDYLRDNMAFGIEDRVQRSLDFAIVDEVDSILVDEARTPLIISGSTEDSTDLYVKINQIIPRLVRQHEEEGPGDFSVDEKNKQVFLTEDGHESTETLLLEAGLLDEGSSLYDVGNISLVHHLYAALRAHSLFQRDVDYIVRDRQIVIIDEFTGRMMAGRRWGEGLHQAVEAKEGVPIQHENQTLAAITFQNLFRLYDKLSGMTGTADTEAVEFQQIYGLEVMVIPTNMLMIRDDQPDLVYRTQGEKFKAICSGIEHCRDKQQPVLVGTASIETSEYLSGILRQSGIDHEVLNAKHHEREARIIAQAGQPGAVTIATNMAGRGTDIVLGGNLEMELSDLDEGREADRASIREQWQQRHEQVVKAGGLHVLGTERNESRRVDNQLRGRCGRQGDPGSSRYYLSMEDNLMRIFGSERVSGLMEKMGMEEGEAIEHSWVTRAIENSQKKVEGRNFDTRKQLLEYDDVANEQRKVIYEQRNRLMEVDDISDTIGMARTEVVNELIDVHLPPESLEEQWDIPSLEKEVEARFGLAMPVGQWLAEDDALHEETLRQRIESEVISAYEQKAAGVGEEVIRHLEKAIMLRVLDEQWKDHLAQMDHLRQGIGLRGYAQKNPKQEYKREAFGMFTEVLDRVKNETIGILSKIQIQTSAEVEELEVQRRRQGVDGREYLHPSATAEPLPTPHPEHQPNALAPQSGQAAAVATQPFVRSGPKVGRNAPCPCGSGKKYKHCHGKL
- the argJ gene encoding bifunctional glutamate N-acetyltransferase/amino-acid acetyltransferase ArgJ; translation: MPDVYKSPLAPRRFPRIPEVAGVRLAVVAAGIKYRRRNDLLLVALSQGTTAAGVFTRSSTASAPVTWCRDSIASGRARALLVNSGNANAFTGSQGMRDVRWSARRTAKALACRPGAVLVASTGVIGEPLPVDRIDTVFPRLVRDLGNASWYQAARAITTTDTFAKGAYRRCRIGDTEITIAGIAKGSGMIAPDMATMLAFVFTDARIPAAVLRSVHRAAVDRSFNCITVDSDTSTSDTAVLAATGQARNAEPESISDRALRNFKQALLEVYVDLATQVVKDGEGASKFITIDVEGATSDTAARKVGLSIAESPLVKTAIAGEDANWGRIVMAVGKSDARVDQQLLSVSMGGVLIAHRGQRVAGYTESIVDQHLQGSHVQISVNLGLGRGRARVWTCDLTHEYIRINAEYRT